The Symphalangus syndactylus isolate Jambi chromosome 8, NHGRI_mSymSyn1-v2.1_pri, whole genome shotgun sequence genome includes a window with the following:
- the COPS8 gene encoding COP9 signalosome complex subunit 8 isoform X1, producing MPVAVMAESAFSFKKLLDQCENQELEAPGGIATPPVYGQLLALYLLHNDMNNARYLWKRIPPAIKSANSELGGIWSVGQRIWQRDFPGIYTTINAHQWSETVQPIMEALRDATRRRAFALVSQAYTSIIADDFAAFVGLPVEEAVKGILEQGWQADSTTRMVLPRKPGALDVSFNKFIPLSEPAPVPPIPNEQQLARLTDYVAFLEN from the exons ATGCCAGTGGCGGTGATGGCGGAAAGCGCCTTTAGTTTCAAAAAGTTGCTGGATCAGTGCGAGAACCAGGAGCTCGAG GCCCCTGGAGGAATTGCTACACCCCCAGTGTATGGTCAGCTTCTAGCTTTATATTTGCTCCATAATGACAT GAATAATGCAAGATATCTTTGGAAAAGAATACCACCTGCTATAAAATCT GCAAATTCTGAACTTGGGGGAATTTGGTCTGTAGGACAAAGAATCTGGCAGAGAGATTTCCCTGGGATCTATACAACCATCAACGCTCACCAGTGGTCTGAGACGGTCCAGCCAATTATGGAAGCACTTAGAG ATGCAACAAGGAGACGCGCATTTGCCCTGGTCTCTCAAGCGTATACTTCAATCATCGCCGATGATTTTGCAGCCTTTGTTGGACTTCCTGTAGAAGAGGCTGTGAAAG GCATATTAGAACAAGGATGGCAAGCTGATTCCACCACAAGAATGGTTCTGCCCAGAAAGCCAG GGGCCCTGGATGTTTCCTTTAACAAGTTTATTCCCTTATCAG AGCCTGCTCCAGTTCCCCCAATACCCAATGAACAGCAGTTAGCCAGACTGACGGATTATGTGGCTTTCCTTGAAAACTGA
- the COPS8 gene encoding COP9 signalosome complex subunit 8 isoform X2, whose protein sequence is MPVAVMAESAFSFKKLLDQCENQELEAPGGIATPPVYGQLLALYLLHNDMNNARYLWKRIPPAIKSANSELGGIWSVGQRIWQRDFPGIYTTINAHQWSETVQPIMEALRDATRRRAFALVSQAYTSIIADDFAAFVGLPVEEAVKGILEQGWQADSTTRMVLPRKPVAGALDVSFNKFIPLSEPAPVPPIPNEQQLARLTDYVAFLEN, encoded by the exons ATGCCAGTGGCGGTGATGGCGGAAAGCGCCTTTAGTTTCAAAAAGTTGCTGGATCAGTGCGAGAACCAGGAGCTCGAG GCCCCTGGAGGAATTGCTACACCCCCAGTGTATGGTCAGCTTCTAGCTTTATATTTGCTCCATAATGACAT GAATAATGCAAGATATCTTTGGAAAAGAATACCACCTGCTATAAAATCT GCAAATTCTGAACTTGGGGGAATTTGGTCTGTAGGACAAAGAATCTGGCAGAGAGATTTCCCTGGGATCTATACAACCATCAACGCTCACCAGTGGTCTGAGACGGTCCAGCCAATTATGGAAGCACTTAGAG ATGCAACAAGGAGACGCGCATTTGCCCTGGTCTCTCAAGCGTATACTTCAATCATCGCCGATGATTTTGCAGCCTTTGTTGGACTTCCTGTAGAAGAGGCTGTGAAAG GCATATTAGAACAAGGATGGCAAGCTGATTCCACCACAAGAATGGTTCTGCCCAGAAAGCCAG ttgcaGGGGCCCTGGATGTTTCCTTTAACAAGTTTATTCCCTTATCAG AGCCTGCTCCAGTTCCCCCAATACCCAATGAACAGCAGTTAGCCAGACTGACGGATTATGTGGCTTTCCTTGAAAACTGA